The proteins below are encoded in one region of Festucalex cinctus isolate MCC-2025b chromosome 2, RoL_Fcin_1.0, whole genome shotgun sequence:
- the hemk2 gene encoding methyltransferase N6AMT1 isoform X1: MSANYPTPLYDHAARGDFSEVYEPSEDSFLLIDALEKDAQTLQRLRPCVCVEVGSGSGVVSAFLASLLGPSACFCTDVNRAAALCTAETASRNDVALQPVVTDLVGSLLPRLSGLVDVLVFNPPYVVTPSSEVGGTGIEAAWAGGRRGREVTDRFLPLVSQLLSSRGLFYLVTIAENHPEEIIQILSGYGLQGKPHLSTRAGNERLAVLRFHKCKHT, from the exons ATGTCAGCCAACTACCCCACGCCGCTGTACGATCACGCCGCACGGGGAGACTTCAGTGAAGTTTACGAGCCGTCGGAGGATTCTTTCTTGCTCATTGATGCGCTGGAAAAAGATGCTCAGACGCTCCAGCGGTTGAG GCCGTGCGTGTGCGTGGAGGTCGGCAGCGGCTCCGGAGTGGTGTCGGCATTCCTGGCATCCCTGCTGGGACCCTCGGCATGTTT TTGCACGGATGTCAACCGCGCCGCTGCGCTGTGCACCGCCGAGACGGCGTCACGCAACGACGTGGCACTCCAGCCCGTCGTCACAGACCTG GTGGGAAGTCTCCTGCCCCGGTTGAGCGGCCTGGTGGACGTGCTCGTGTTCAACCCTCCTTACGTGGTCACGCCGTCCAGTGAG GTGGGCGGCACGGGCATAGAAGCTGCCTGGGCCGGTGGGAGGCGAGGCCGCGAGGTCACCGACAGATTTCTACCGCTCGTATCGCAGTTGCTGTCCAGTCGAGGCCTCTTCTACTTGGTCACTATAGCGGAGAATCATCCAG AGGAGATCATCCAGATATTGAGTGGATACGGTCTGCAGGGGAAGCCACACCTGTCAACCAGAGCTGGAAACGAGAGGCTGGCAGTCCTGCGCTTCCATAAGTGCAAACATACGTGA
- the hemk2 gene encoding methyltransferase N6AMT1 isoform X2, producing MSANYPTPLYDHAARGDFSEVYEPSEDSFLLIDALEKDAQTLQRLRPCVCVEVGSGSGVVSAFLASLLGPSACFCTDVNRAAALCTAETASRNDVALQPVVTDLVGSLLPRLSGLVDVLVFNPPYVVTPSSEVGGTGIEAAWAGGRRGREVTDRFLPLVSQLLSSRGLFYLVTIAENHPGAGHVFQYFFHGHKRGRQVVLNL from the exons ATGTCAGCCAACTACCCCACGCCGCTGTACGATCACGCCGCACGGGGAGACTTCAGTGAAGTTTACGAGCCGTCGGAGGATTCTTTCTTGCTCATTGATGCGCTGGAAAAAGATGCTCAGACGCTCCAGCGGTTGAG GCCGTGCGTGTGCGTGGAGGTCGGCAGCGGCTCCGGAGTGGTGTCGGCATTCCTGGCATCCCTGCTGGGACCCTCGGCATGTTT TTGCACGGATGTCAACCGCGCCGCTGCGCTGTGCACCGCCGAGACGGCGTCACGCAACGACGTGGCACTCCAGCCCGTCGTCACAGACCTG GTGGGAAGTCTCCTGCCCCGGTTGAGCGGCCTGGTGGACGTGCTCGTGTTCAACCCTCCTTACGTGGTCACGCCGTCCAGTGAG GTGGGCGGCACGGGCATAGAAGCTGCCTGGGCCGGTGGGAGGCGAGGCCGCGAGGTCACCGACAGATTTCTACCGCTCGTATCGCAGTTGCTGTCCAGTCGAGGCCTCTTCTACTTGGTCACTATAGCGGAGAATCATCCAGGTGCAGGCCATGTTTTTCAATACTTCTTTCATGGTCACAAGAGGGGCAGGcaagtggttctcaacctttgA